In Gouania willdenowi chromosome 17, fGouWil2.1, whole genome shotgun sequence, one DNA window encodes the following:
- the LOC114479059 gene encoding protein zyg-11 homolog → MVGVSDSTLKFALSALWNLTDEVPAAARNFIQCRGLELYEEVLESYYTEPSIQQKVLGLLNNIAEEEEFQADLMEEDLLEHVLHLLQDSHLDVGVRYFAGGILAHIASRSEAWTLDQELLRTIEKQLHDSIGTWTQPEGEMVSYR, encoded by the exons TTAAAATTCGCCCTGAGCGCTTTATGGAATCTGACCGATGAGGTGCCAGCAGCCGCACGCAATTTCATCCAGTGTCGGGGCTTGGAGCTGTACGAGGAGGTCCTGGAG TCGTACTATACAGAACCATCCATTCAGCAGAAAGTTCTTGGTCTTCTG AACAACAttgcagaggaggaggagttccAAGCTGACCTGATGGAGGAGGATCTATTGGAGCATGTCCTCCACCTCCTGCAGGACTCTCATCTGGACGTGGGGGTTCGATACTTTGCAGGAGGAATATTGGCTCACATTGCATCCAGATCAGAGGCCTGGACCCTGGACCAGGAGCTCCTCAGAACTATAGAGAAGCAACTG CACGACTCCATAGGAACATGGACCCAACCTGAAGGAGAAATGGTTTCCTACAGGTGA